One segment of Ziziphus jujuba cultivar Dongzao chromosome 12, ASM3175591v1 DNA contains the following:
- the LOC107428333 gene encoding receptor-like protein EIX2, with protein MAPPNLGNLSQLQYLDPGSFVNLNLGSPADSLWVSDLYWLLKLFSLQYLNLGFVNLSKATTHWLQTVNMLPSLLELDLSSCELHSFPHSSPSANFTSLLVLDLGNNQFNSSLILSWWFNITTLTELHFSRSGLRGPILEIQRGSLCNLHTLDLEIYFSLNGDIKRVVDAISRCDTLDVEYNKFFGTIPTWIGQRFPLIRQLRLRHNYLTGNIPQQLCQLIHVHLLDLAENILSGPIPTCLDRMIAFKVLVYYAKKSLAIPLLGHQLYYPGSPLPTKCSLNLVHKDGETTEDDEDGSLSNNFWFYVSMGLGHLWVLGNLWQFSDKKVLERFISSIPGQDKG; from the exons ATGGCTCCTCCTAATCTTGGCAACCTTTCACAATTGCAATATCTTGATCCTGGTTCTTTTGTAAATCTTAATCTTGGTTCTCCTGCAGATAGTCTTTGGGTATCAGACTTATATTGGCTTCTTAAGCTTTTTTCTTTGCAATATCTAAATTTAGGATTCGTCAACTTAAGCAAAGCAACAACTCATTGGCTGCAAACTGTGAATATGCTTCCCTCACTGTTAGAGTTGGACTTAAGCTCATGTGAACTCCATAGCTTTCCTCACTCTTCTCCATCTGCAAATTTTACTTCACTCTTAGTTCTTGATCTCGGAAATAATCAGTTCAACTCTTCTTTAATTCTTTCATGGTGGTTTAATATCACGACTCTTACAGAACTTCACTTTTCGAGATCTGGTCTTAGAGGCCCCATTCTTGAGATTCAAAGGGGGTCTCTTTGCAATTTGCATACTTTGGATCTAGAAATCTATTTCAGTCTTAATGGGGATATAAAAAGAGTTGTGGATGCTATATCAAGATGTG ATACACTTGATGTTGAATATAACAAATTTTTCGGAACCATACCAACATGGATTGGCCAAAGGTTTCCTTTAATACGGCAATTACGCCTTCGACATAACTATCTTACTGGAAATATTCCTCAACAATTGTGTCAGCTCATTCATGTCCATCTCTTGGACCTTGCAGAAAATATCTTATCTGGACCAATCCCAACATGTTTGGATAGGATGATTGCCTTCAAAGTTCTAGTCTACTACGCCAAAAAGTCACTAGCAATACCATTACTGGGACACCAACTTTACTATCCTGG TTCACCGTTACCAACCAAGTGCAGCTTAAACTTAGTGCATAAGGATGGCGAAACAACAGAGGATGATGAAGATGGGTCTCTGTCTAACAACTTCTGGTTCTATGTAAGCATGGGGTTGGGACATCTTTGGGTTTTAGGCAATCTGTGGCAGTTTAGCGATAAAAAGGTTTTGGAGAGGTTCATATCTTCGATTCCTGGACAAGACAAAGGATAG
- the LOC107428334 gene encoding uncharacterized protein LOC107428334: MASFNPLATILSPKSLDGNNYDQWKTNLYIVLDFERIKFIATTPKPQELAANASEETLKQFIDSQWANTIARCYILASIAEHIQKQLNHPECVSDIVQTLNAMFAKSSSTAKQAAIGALMNTRVIGGSV, encoded by the coding sequence ATGGCATCCTTTAATCCTTTAGCTACAATTTTAAGTCCAAAGTCATTGGATGGAAATAACTATGACCAATGGAAAACCAATCTTTACATTGTCCTTGATTTTGAGAGAATAAAATTTATTGCAACAACTCCAAAACCCCAGGAGCTCGCTGCTAATGCTTCAGAGGAAACTCTGAAGCAATTTATAGATTCGCAATGGGCGAATACGATAGCTCGCTGTTATATTCTTGCCAGCATTGCAGAACATATACAAAAGCAACTTAATCATCCAGAGTGTGTATCGGATATAGTTCAAACTCTAAATGCGATGTTTGCTAAAAGTAGCAGCACTGCTAAACAAGCAGCCATAGGGGCCCTAATGAACACTCGTGTGATTGGAGGAAGTGTGTGA